A region from the Brassica napus cultivar Da-Ae chromosome C8, Da-Ae, whole genome shotgun sequence genome encodes:
- the LOC106397125 gene encoding traB domain-containing protein-like: MSTEPEVHSGGEDFVHIEEDSRPTGDISLSDSIVNVEKEDAVEEEEEYKDSDSVVSGGEGSSEATKAELPEELAKSVVMLTCESTGESGSCDVYLIGTAHVSKESCREVQAVISILKPEAVFVELCSSRLSILKPQTLKIPTMSDMIESWKQKQNTFGILYGWFLAKIASQLEVLPGAEFRVAYEEALKYGGKVILGDRPVQITLKRTWAKMPLWHKVKFLYSLLFQAVFLPSAEELDKMLKEMDNVDMLTLVIQEMSKEFPSLMDTLVHERDQYMASSLLRVASEHSSVVAVIGRGHINGIKKNWQQPITMKDLMEIPSDDSVFTVKRIISSVAIAVTGTAIVTGILLARRR; the protein is encoded by the exons ATGTCGACGGAGCCAGAGGTTCACTCTGGCGGCGAGGACTTCGTTCACATCGAAGAAGACTCCAGGCCCACCGGCGACATCTCGTTAAGCGACAGCATAGTGAATGTGGAGAAGGAGGACGCcgtcgaggaagaagaagaatacaaAGACTCCGATTCCGTCGTTAGCGGCGGAGAGGGCTCGTCGGAGGCGACGAAGGCGGAGCTGCCGGAGGAATTGGCGAAAAGCGTTGTGATGCTGACGTGCGAGTCCACAGGGGAAAGTGGGTCTTGCGATGTGTATCTGATCGGGACTGCTCATGTCTCAAAG GAATCTTGTCGAGAAGTTCAAGCAGTAATCAGCATTTTGAAACCAgag GCTGTGTTCGTGGAGTTGTGTTCAAGCCGTTTGTCTATTCTCAAACCTCAGACTTTGAAG ATTCCAACCATGTCAGACATGATAGAAAGTTGGAAGCAGAAACAGAACACGTTCGGAATACTCTATGGATGGTTTCTTGCAAAG ATCGCCAGTCAGCTTGAGGTTCTTCCTGGAGCTGAGTTTCGTGTGGCATACGAAGAGGCCCTTAAATATGGCGGCAAGGTGATACTTGGCGATCGTCCTGTACAG ATCACGTTAAAAAGAACATGGGCGAAGATGCCTCTGTGGCACAAGGTAAAGTTTCTCTACTCCTTGCTGTTTCAAGCTGTCTTCTTGCCAAGCGCTGAAGAACTCGACAAAATG TTGAAAGAGATGGACAATGTGGATATGCTGACTTTGGTGATTCAAGAAATGAGCAAGGAGTTTCCATCTCTCATGGATACACTTGTGCATGAGCGAGACCA GTACATGGCATCTTCTTTGCTGAGAGTTGCAAGTGAGCACAGTTCGGTTGTGGCAGTGATCGGCAGAGGGCATATTAATGGAATCAAGAAGAATTGGCAGCAACCTATAACG ATGAAAGATCTAATGGAGATACCGAGCGACGACTCGGTATTTACAGTGAAGAGGATAATATCATCAGTGGCGATTGCAGTTACAGGGACAGCTATAGTTACTGGTATACTTCTTGCAAGAAGAAGGTGA
- the BNAC08G01260D gene encoding uncharacterized protein BNAC08G01260D — MEMCFFQRTSKTHSSSSSSTISSRMINCILLSVFASLVYLLVSLSRFQSKDTIDAYFLSSQDQSQSPTEIYHIVFGMGSSIKSWPARREYVKLWWDAQRMRGCVFVDRPLTSLVNDTDSHLLPPICVSEDTSRFRYTWRKGDRNAIRIARCVLETVRMFNTSSEEVRWYVFGDDDTIFIPENLAKTLSKYDHTSWYYIGASSEIYHQNSLFGHDMAFGGGGIAISSSLANVLAENFDSCIERYPHLYGGDSRVHACVLELGVGLSHEPGFHQFDVRGNALGILTSHSTRPLVSLHHMSHIDPIFPNSTILSAVRHLFSAVELDPLRIFQVSVCYDRWHSWTISISWGYAVQIETRHMFMRDVLRTQKTFRPWKNSGGLASVYTFNTRDVHPDLCQRPVTFFMEHVSSSPGDGTIKSVYKQAYQNCTYDSLSSPRKIEEVRVFSTKFDPDIRQLKAPRRQCCDILPTSSNGGKVLEIGIRKCKEDELIYIHP; from the exons ATGGAGATGTGTTTCTTTCAACGCACATCGAAAActcattcttcatcttcttcttcaactatCTCGAGCCGTATGATAAATTGCATACTACTTTCTGTTTTTGCTTCCTTGGTCTACCTTCTCGTCTCGTTATCCAGGTTTCAATCTAAAGACACTATCGATGCCTACTTCTTATCTTCTCAAGATCAATCTCAGAGCCCAACAGAGATCTATCACATAGTCTTTGGGATGGGATCGAGCATTAAGTCGTGGCCTGCACGTAGAGAGTATGTTAAGCTTTGGTGGGATGCTCAGAGAATGAGAGGATGCGTCTTTGTTGACCGTCCCTTGACGTCTTTGGTGAACGACACAGATTCTCATCTCCTTCCTCCGATTTGTGTTTCCGAAGATACATCACGGTTCAG ATACACTTGGAGAAAAGGAGACAGAAACGCGATTAGGATCGCCCGGTGCGTGTTAGAAACAGTAAGGATGTTTAATACCTCCTCAGAGGAAGTAAGATGGTACGTATTTGGAGACGACGACACAATATTCATCCCTGAAAACCTAGCAAAAACGCTCTCCAAATACGACCACACATCATGGTATTACATTGGAGCAAGCTCAGAGATTTATCACCAGAACTCATTGTTCGGACACGACATGGCATTTGGCGGTGGAGGTATCGCTATAAGCAGCTCGTTGGCTAACGTTTTAGctgaaaattttgattcttgtaTCGAAAGGTATCCACATTTGTACGGAGGAGACTCTAGGGTTCATGCTTGTGTGCTTGAACTTGGAGTTGGATTGTCTCATGAGCCTGGCTTCCATCAG TTTGATGTGCGAGGAAATGCATTGGGAATATTGACATCACATTCAACGAGACCGTTGGTGTCTCTACACCACATGTCCCACATTGATCCAATTTTCCCAAACTCAACCATACTCTCCGCCGTCCGTCACCTCTTCTCCGCCGTGGAACTTGATCCTCTCCGTATATTTCAAGTCTCCGTTTGCTACGACCGTTGGCACTCTTGGACCATCTCCATCTCCTGGGGCTATGCTGTTCAG ATTGAGACTAGGCATATGTTTATGCGGGATGTTTTGAGAACACAAAAAACGTTTCGACCATGGAAAAATTCCGGCGGGTTGGCAAGTGTGTACACATTCAACACAAGAGATGTTCATCCTGATTTATGCCAAAGACCTGTCACTTTCTTCATGGAACACGTTTCTTCTTCTCCCGGTGATGGAACTATTAAAAGTGTGTATAAGCAAGCTTACCAGAATTGCACGTACGATTCCCTTTCATCTCCTCGCAAAATCGAAGAGGTTAGAGTGTTTTCGACAAAGTTCGATCCCGATATCAGACAA TTGAAGGCTCCCAGAAGACAATGTTGTGATATTTTACCAACTTCTTCCAATGGTGGAAAAGTACTGGAAATTGGAATTCGAAAGTGCAAAGAAGATGAGTTGATCTATATACATCCCTAA